The following proteins are encoded in a genomic region of Magnolia sinica isolate HGM2019 chromosome 1, MsV1, whole genome shotgun sequence:
- the LOC131245924 gene encoding uncharacterized protein LOC131245924 isoform X2, with product MEMNGVCREDVICGISPYNFSHLGHARIYVTFDALYRWPELLCKSLPNGSPSTLCLLQATKDAGVIAGMNVARIINEPTTAAIAYDLDKNGGEKNILVFNLGGGTFDVSILTIDNGIFEVLTTNGDPSWRYDPHYFPLVF from the exons ATGGAGATGAATGGTGTGTGTAGAGAAGATGTTATCTGTGGCATCAGCCCCTACAATTTCAGCCATCTAGGTCATGCTCGCATCTACGTAACTTTCGATGCCCTGTACAG ATGGCCAGAGCTCCTGTGCAAAAGTTTGCCGAACGGATCTCCAAGTACTTTGTGCCTTTT ACAGGCTACCAAGGATGCTGGTGTTATTGCTGGAATGAATGTAGCCAGGATTATCAATGAACCAACAACCGCAGCCATTGCCTATGATTTGGATAAGAATGGTGGGGAGAAAAACATCCTTGTGTTCAACCTTGGTGGTGGGACATTCGATGTCAGTATCTTGACAATTGATAATGGGATTTTTGAGGTTCTAACCACAAATGGAGACCCATCTTGGAGGTATGACCCTCACTATTTTCCATTGGTTTTCTAG
- the LOC131245924 gene encoding uncharacterized protein LOC131245924 isoform X1, which yields MEMNGVCREDVICGISPYNFSHLGHARIYVTFDALYRPHMLDQRVLFHKFSALLNHRRWPELLCKSLPNGSPSTLCLLQATKDAGVIAGMNVARIINEPTTAAIAYDLDKNGGEKNILVFNLGGGTFDVSILTIDNGIFEVLTTNGDPSWRYDPHYFPLVF from the exons ATGGAGATGAATGGTGTGTGTAGAGAAGATGTTATCTGTGGCATCAGCCCCTACAATTTCAGCCATCTAGGTCATGCTCGCATCTACGTAACTTTCGATGCCCTGTACAG GCCACACATGTTGGATCAGAGAGTGCTCTTTCACAAATTTTCCGCCTTGTTGAATCATCGCAGATGGCCAGAGCTCCTGTGCAAAAGTTTGCCGAACGGATCTCCAAGTACTTTGTGCCTTTT ACAGGCTACCAAGGATGCTGGTGTTATTGCTGGAATGAATGTAGCCAGGATTATCAATGAACCAACAACCGCAGCCATTGCCTATGATTTGGATAAGAATGGTGGGGAGAAAAACATCCTTGTGTTCAACCTTGGTGGTGGGACATTCGATGTCAGTATCTTGACAATTGATAATGGGATTTTTGAGGTTCTAACCACAAATGGAGACCCATCTTGGAGGTATGACCCTCACTATTTTCCATTGGTTTTCTAG
- the LOC131245924 gene encoding uncharacterized protein LOC131245924 isoform X3, which translates to MVFVPNALKNLPNSREKTHLDFKKLDAYMHNFKGRSLREIIVLFSFRKSFGGHVIGISSQDMATHVGSESALSQIFRLVESSQMARAPVQKFAERISKYFVPFDLDIAIVKATNYVEQMAKEKHMCSWSSASC; encoded by the exons ATGGTTTTTGTACCTAATGCATTGAAGAATCTCCCAAACAGCAG GGAGAAGACCCATCTGGATTTCAAGAAGCTGGATGCATACATGCACAATTTCAAGGGTAGGAGTTTGAG GGAGATTATTGTCTTGTTCAGCTTCAGGAAGTCATTTGGTGGCCACGTGATTGGAATTAGTTCACAAGACATG GCCACACATGTTGGATCAGAGAGTGCTCTTTCACAAATTTTCCGCCTTGTTGAATCATCGCAGATGGCCAGAGCTCCTGTGCAAAAGTTTGCCGAACGGATCTCCAAGTACTTTGTGCCTTTT GACTTGGATATTGCAATTGTCAAGGCCACTAACTATGTTGAACAGATGGCAAAAGAAAAACATATGTGCA GCTGGTCATCTGCTTCTTGTTAA